In the Halorubrum ruber genome, AGGGGAACCGCTGACGACGCTGATGCCCGAGCGACACCGCGACGACCACCGCGAGGCGGTCGACCGGTACCTCGACACGGGCGAGCGGAGCGTCGACTGGTCGGACGTTCGGTTCAACGCGCTCCACCGCGACGGCGGCGAAGTCCCCGTCTCCCTGTCGTACGGCGAGTACGAGGTCGAGGGAGAACGGCGCTTCGTGGGCGTGATCCGCGACGACGGCGAGCGGGAGCGACACCGGGCGTTCATCGAACACGCCAGCGACGTGGTCGCGGTGCTGTCGAGCGACTGGCGGTTCCGGTACCTGAGCCCCTCCTGCGAGCGCGTGACCGGTCACGCGCCGTCCGATCTGCTCGGCGAGCGGTCGCTGGACTACGTCCACCCGGAGGACCGCGAGGCGGTCAGAACGGCGTTCGGCGAACTCTCCGCCGGCGAGAGCCTCCCGACCGCCGAGTACCGGTTCGAGACCGCCGAGGGCGAGTATCGCTGGCTCGAGTCCGTCGGGAGCGACCGGATCGAGACCGACGGCATCGAGGGGTACGTCGTCACCACGCGCGACGTCTCCGCGCGGAAGGAGCGCGAGCGGACCCTCGCCCGGCTCCGAGAGTGGACGCGGGAGCTCAACTACACCCGGACCACCGAGGAGGCGGCCGAACTGGCGGTGGAGGCGGTCGACGACCTGATCGACGCCGGGCTGAGCGGGATCCACCTGCTGAACGACGACGGATCCCGCCTCGAACCGGTCGCGCTCGGCGACTCGGTACCGACGCTGTTCGAGAGCCAGCCCTCCTACGACCGGGACGCACCGCCGGGGACGCGGGCGGCGCTGGCGTGGGAGGCCTTCGAGGGAGACGAGTCGATTGTCATCGACGAGCTCTCGTCGGCCGACCGGCTCGACGAGTCCTCGCCCGCGGAGAGCCTCGTGTTGCGCCCGGTCGGCGGCCACGGGTTGTTCGTCGTCTCGTCGCCGGAGCCGAACGAGTTCACCGACACCGACGTCCTCGTGGCCGAGATCCTCTCCGGCCACCTCGAGGCGGCGCTCGACCGCGTCGAGCGAGAGAGCCGCGTCGAGCGGCTCCACGGGGCCACGCGAACGCTCGTCGGGGCGGAGTCCCGGGAGGAGATCGCCGAGCGGGCCGTGGAGGCCGCCACCGACGTGCTGGGCTTCTCGATCGTCACCGTCCGTGTTCACGACGAGGCGGCGGGCGGACTGGTGCCGTCCGCCGTCTCGCCCGAGGCCGAGCGGCTGCTCCCGGAGCGCGAGACGTTCACGCCCGACGGCGGGAGCCTCAACTGGGCGGTCTTCGAGGCGGGCGAACAACGGATGTACGACGACATCCGAACGACCGACGCGCTCGACGCCGACACGGCGCTGCGCAGCCTGCTTATCGTCCCGATCGGCGAGTACGGGACGATCGCGATCGGCGAGACGGAGCCGGGGGTGTTCGACGGGGTCGACGAGTACCTCGCCGGCATCCTCGCGACCGCGGCCGAGACGGCGTTCCAGGCCGAGGCGCGCACCCGACGGCTCGCCGAGCGGACCGCCGAGCTGGAGCGGCAGAACGACCGGTTAGAGGAGTTCGCCGGCGTGGTGTCACACGACCTCCGGAACCCGCTTGAGGTCGCTCGCGGCCGGACCGAACTGGCCCGCGAGGAGTGCGACAGCGACCACCTGGCTGCGGTCGAGCGCGCGCACGACCGGATGACCGCGCTGATCGACGACCTGCTCACGCTCGCCCGCGAGGGCGACCCCGTGACCGACGCCGAGCCGGTCGATCTGGCGCGGGTCGTCGGCTCCTGCTGGCGGACCGTCGACACGAGGGACGCGACGCTGCGGAGCGAGGCCGAGGGGACGATCCTCGCGGACGAGGGGCGGCTGAGACAGCTGTTGGAGAACCTGATCCGGAACGCGATCGAACACGGCGGCGAGGACGTGACGGTCACCGTCGGAACGCTGCCGGACGGCTTCTCCGTGGCCGACGACGGGCCGGGGATCGACCCGGACCGGCGCGAGGCGGTGTTCGACGCCGGCCACTCGACCTCGCAGTCGGGGACCGGGTTCGGGTTACGGATCGTCGAACAGGTGGCCGACGCGCACGGGTGGTCGGTGCGCGCCGTCGAGAGCGAGGCGGGCGGGGCGCGCTTCGAAGTCACCGGGGTCGAATCCGCGGACTGACCGCTTCGAGACGCGACGGGAGAAAAAGTCGGGTTCGAACGGTCGGCTTTTCGCGCGGTCTCGTTAGTCCCGCGTGACCAGCTCGACCTCGTGGCCGTCTTGGTCCTTCGTGAACGCGTAGTTGTGGTCGCACGATTCGGGGTCGCGGTAGTCGGGCGCCTCGCGGGTCATGAGGTCGTCCCAGGCGTCGTCGAGGTCGTCGACGCGCACCGCGACGTGGCCCCAGGCGTCGCCCATCGTGTACTCGCGGCCGTCGTAGTTGTAGGTGAGTTCGATCTTCATCGCCTCCTCCGGGGCGTCCTCGGGCGCCACGAAGTAGTTCGAGAAGGAGTCCGCCTCCCAGCGGCCGGGTACCTCGGTGTACTCGAACTTGCGGGTCCAGTAGCCGAGCGCCTCGTCGGCGTCCTCGACGCGGATCATCGTGTGGTCGATGCTCCACTTCGCGCCGTGGTCGCGCTTGACGATCTCGATCTCGTGGCCGTCGGGGTCCTTCACGAACGCGTAGCGGTTTCCACAGGACTCGGGGTCGCGGTAGTCCTCGACGCCCTCCGCCATCAGCTGGTCGTACGAGTCTTGGAGCGCGTCCTCGGGGACGCGGACCGCGATGTGGCCCCAGGCGTCGCCGATCTCGTAGGTGCGGCCGTCGTGGTTGTACGTGAGCTCCAAGAGGGCGCCGTCCTCGTGGACGTCCTCGGGCCCGAGGAAGACGTTGGTGAACGTGTCCGCCTCCCAGCGGCCCTTCTCCTCGTAGTTCAGGTGCGTCTGGTACCAGTCGAGGCTCTCCTCTAAGTCCTCGACGCGGATCATCACGTGGTCGAGCGTTCCGTCCATACGCGAGCGATCGGCCGCTCGGGTCAAAAGCGTACTGAAGCCCGAACCCGCCTCGCGGCGCCGGAGCGGAGGGGACAGATACCGCGAGGAGTCTCGTTTTATTAACACCGTACGGAGTGGATAGATACGTCTCGATCCCCCATACCGGACGTTCGCCGTCTTCGGGCGGCGAACGTTCAAATGGCAAACGAACCCACGAGGCCGTCCGCGCCGGACGGCACGACAGCGCAGTATCGCTCGCACGCAACACCCTCCGACTCGGGGACGCTCCGGCTGGTCGCCGCGTTCGTGGCGGGGGCGCCGTTCGCGGGGCTCGTCGCCGCCGTCGAGGTGGCGGTCGTGACGGCCGCGCTCGGCGTGCCGCTCTCGGCCGCGCCGGTCGCGGTGGGCCTCGTCGCGTTCGCGGTGTACGCCGCGGACCACGTCGCCGACGCCGAGGGCGACATCGGCTCGACGCCGGTGCGGGCGCGGATCGCGCTCCGCTACGCCGATCAGCTGATGGTCGCCGCCGCGGTGAGCTACGGGCTGGCCGTCGCGCTCGCGGCCGGCGCGGGTCCCGCGGCGCTCGCGCTCGTCCTCGTCCCCGGTGCGGTGTGGATCGGCTACGCCACCGACTGGCTGCCGGCCGCGGGGGACCTCGTCGCGCCGCTCGGCGAGGTCTCCGTGCCGCGCCTGAAGGACGTGTTCCTCCTCAACTCCGCGGCGGTCGCGCTCGCCTGGGCGGTCGCCGTCGTGGCCGCGCCGCTCGCGTTCGCCGGCGTTCCCGTGGACTCGGCCGGAGCGCCCGCGGTCGCCCTGCTTTTCGCCTACGTCTTCGCCCGCTCGTTCGTCGACGTCGAGGTCCCGAACGTCAGGGACGTCGCGGCCGACGCCGCGCGGGGCGTGGCGACGCTCCCCGTCGTCTACGGAGTCAGCGGAACGCGGCGGGCCCTGCTGGCCGTCGACGCCGTCGCCGCCGGACTGCTGGCGGCCACCGCCGCGACCGGCGCCGCGTCGACCCCCGCCCTCGCCGCGCTCGGCGTCGGCCTCGCCGTTTCGGTGACCGTCACCGCGCTGGCCGACCGGCTCGGCGGCGCGGCGCTCGGGGTCGCGCCCGACTGTAGCTACCTCGTCGCCGGCGCCGTCCTCCTCGCGATCGGCTGGTGAGGTCGCGTCCGCGGGTCCGAGGGCCCCAACGGCCGGTTTTTTCGATAAGACAACTCGACCCGATGAGTTATAAATCCAATGTGCGTAAAAAACGGTATGGCCGCGCTGAGTCCCCTCTCCGTCGCCCTCCTCGTCGCGGTCACGGTCGGGTTGGCGGCGGCGATCCTCGCGTGGCGGGAGCGGCCGGAGCCGGGCGCGACGTGGCTCGCGGTGCTGCTCACCGGACAGGTGTGGTGGGCGACGTTCCTCGTCTTCGAGCTGGAGGCGACGACGCTGCCGGCGAAGGCGCTCTGGTACGACGTCCAGTGGGTCGGCGTCGT is a window encoding:
- a CDS encoding UbiA family prenyltransferase; this encodes MANEPTRPSAPDGTTAQYRSHATPSDSGTLRLVAAFVAGAPFAGLVAAVEVAVVTAALGVPLSAAPVAVGLVAFAVYAADHVADAEGDIGSTPVRARIALRYADQLMVAAAVSYGLAVALAAGAGPAALALVLVPGAVWIGYATDWLPAAGDLVAPLGEVSVPRLKDVFLLNSAAVALAWAVAVVAAPLAFAGVPVDSAGAPAVALLFAYVFARSFVDVEVPNVRDVAADAARGVATLPVVYGVSGTRRALLAVDAVAAGLLAATAATGAASTPALAALGVGLAVSVTVTALADRLGGAALGVAPDCSYLVAGAVLLAIGW
- a CDS encoding VOC family protein, translating into MDGTLDHVMIRVEDLEESLDWYQTHLNYEEKGRWEADTFTNVFLGPEDVHEDGALLELTYNHDGRTYEIGDAWGHIAVRVPEDALQDSYDQLMAEGVEDYRDPESCGNRYAFVKDPDGHEIEIVKRDHGAKWSIDHTMIRVEDADEALGYWTRKFEYTEVPGRWEADSFSNYFVAPEDAPEEAMKIELTYNYDGREYTMGDAWGHVAVRVDDLDDAWDDLMTREAPDYRDPESCDHNYAFTKDQDGHEVELVTRD
- a CDS encoding hybrid sensor histidine kinase/response regulator; this translates as MPDRIPVLLVDDDPDLRAVTATFLEREADRIAVETAPDAADGLDVLAERDVECVVSDYEMPGKDGLAFLAEVRERHPDIPFILFTGRGSEEVASEAISAGVTDYLQKRGGTERYERLANRIVEAVEKRRAERDAEQAVEQFRAVAEGASDAIVTIDTDGVIRFANPAVESVLGYEPSELEGEPLTTLMPERHRDDHREAVDRYLDTGERSVDWSDVRFNALHRDGGEVPVSLSYGEYEVEGERRFVGVIRDDGERERHRAFIEHASDVVAVLSSDWRFRYLSPSCERVTGHAPSDLLGERSLDYVHPEDREAVRTAFGELSAGESLPTAEYRFETAEGEYRWLESVGSDRIETDGIEGYVVTTRDVSARKERERTLARLREWTRELNYTRTTEEAAELAVEAVDDLIDAGLSGIHLLNDDGSRLEPVALGDSVPTLFESQPSYDRDAPPGTRAALAWEAFEGDESIVIDELSSADRLDESSPAESLVLRPVGGHGLFVVSSPEPNEFTDTDVLVAEILSGHLEAALDRVERESRVERLHGATRTLVGAESREEIAERAVEAATDVLGFSIVTVRVHDEAAGGLVPSAVSPEAERLLPERETFTPDGGSLNWAVFEAGEQRMYDDIRTTDALDADTALRSLLIVPIGEYGTIAIGETEPGVFDGVDEYLAGILATAAETAFQAEARTRRLAERTAELERQNDRLEEFAGVVSHDLRNPLEVARGRTELAREECDSDHLAAVERAHDRMTALIDDLLTLAREGDPVTDAEPVDLARVVGSCWRTVDTRDATLRSEAEGTILADEGRLRQLLENLIRNAIEHGGEDVTVTVGTLPDGFSVADDGPGIDPDRREAVFDAGHSTSQSGTGFGLRIVEQVADAHGWSVRAVESEAGGARFEVTGVESAD